The genomic segment GGTCTTGAGCGCATCGACATGAAAGAGCGCGCCCAGAAGATCGGGCGGCTCGCCCTCCCCCTTCAGCGTCACCACCGGCACGAACGGCACCGCGGCACGCTCGAACACCGCCATCGCCGCCTCGAGCGTGGCCGACCCGTCGACATAGATGCCATCGCCGATCAGCTCCCAGCAACGGTCCTCCGGCGCGGCCTTCTCCGCCCCTTTCGGCCGCATCACATTTGACACCAGGTACATCGACAGCAGGTAGGCCTGCGGCCCCGCCGCCACCTGAACGCCGCGCCGTTCCAGCTGGGTCAGGAAGAACGAGCGCCGCACCAGGTTCGAGCCAAGCGCCGTCGACATCGACACCGCCACCATCACCGCCAGCCCTGTCTGCCAGTCGCCCGTCAGCTCGAACACGATCAGCGTCGTCGAAATCGGCGCCCCCAGCACCGCCGCGGCCACCGCCCCCATGCCCGCCAGGGCATAGAGCGTCGATGACCCCGACACTTCCGGGAAAAGGCCCGTGGCGATCAGCCCGAAGCTCAGCCCGGTCAGCGCGCCCACCATCAGCGAGGGCGAGAACACGCCGCCGCCCATCCGCCCGCCAAGCGTGATCGACACCGCCACCACCTTAAGCACCGCAAAAATCATGGCCTCGTGCAGCACCAACTGCCCGGTCAGCGCCAGCGACGTCGTCTCGTATCCGACCCCGATGATATGCGGGAACCAGATCGCCAGCAGCCCCAGCAGAGCCCCCGACACGGCCGGTCGAAGCCATCGCGGCATCCTCGTGCGCAACTGGACATAGCTCGCCATGTCCTCGGCAAAGAGGATCGCATGCATCAGCGCCGTCGCCACCAGCCCGCAGACCAGCCCGAGGATCAGGAAGGCGGGCAATTCGACATAGAATTCCAGCACACTGGCCATCGGCAGGGAAAACTCGGTCACGTCGCCGAATTCCAGCCGATTGATCACCGTTCCCGCCACCGAGGCAATGACGATCGGGGCAAAGGCATGCAGCGCGAAATGCCGAAGTACCACCTCCAGCGCGAACAGGGCCCCGGCGATGGGCGCGTTGAACGACGCCGACACCGCCGCCGCCACCGCGCATCCCAGCAGGTCGCGCCCGGTGATCCCGTCGGCATTGATCCTATTACTGACCCAGGACGAGATCACGCCGGCCAGGTGCACCACCGGCCCTTCCCGCCCGCTCGACCCGCCGGTGCCCAGCGTGATGATCGACGCCGCCGCCGAGGCCAGCCCCTCGCGCCCCTCGACCCGGCCCTCCTGCAAGGCCGCGCCCTCGATCACGTCCGAGACCGAACGCACGCGCCCGTCCGGCGTGAACCGGTGCAGGATGAACCCCACGACCAGACCGCCAAGGATCGGCACGATCATGACCCAGTACCACGGCAAGACCTGCGCCGCGCTGTGCACATGCGCCATATCCCGCGCGCTGTAGACCAACGTCTGCAGCGCATCGATTCCCCGCCGGAACAGCAGGGCGGCAAACCCCGCGGCGATTCCGATCGCCAGCGCGATCAGCCAGAACTGAAACTGGCTCGGGCCCCGGTCGAGCAGCACCCGCCAGCCGTTCTTCATGGCCATCGTCGCTGCGTTCAGTTTGACACTCAGGAAATGCCGGGATGATTGTGTCATGCCGGACGACAATCCCGCATCGCCCGCGCTTTCCCCCACGTGCCGCTTCGACTAGTCTTGGCACTTGAACGTGGGAAAGGGCTTTGCATGACTATCCAGGCTGCGATCGGCGACTTGTCCACCTTATTAGGACAACGTCTGACGTGCTCCAAGGGTGAACTCGCCCAGCATGGCCAATCGGAAACCCACTTCCCCATCTCGCCCCCCGATGCTGTCGCCTATCCCGAGACCACCGAAGAGGTCGCGAGCGTCCTGAAAATCTGCGCCGAGCACCATTGCCCGGTTGTCGGCTGGGGCACAGGCACCTCGCTCGAGGGGCAGGCCCAGGCGTTCCAGGGCGGCGTCTGCGTCGACTTCGCGCGCATGAACAAGGTACTCGAGATTTCGCAGGAAGACATGCATGTCCGCGTTCAGCCCGGCGTCACCCGCCAGGCCCTGAACGAGGAGTTGCGCGCCACCGGTCTCTTCTTCCCCGTCGATCCCGGCGCCAACGCCTCGATCGGCGGCATGGCCTCGACCCGCGCCAGCGGCACGACGGCCGTGCGCTACGGCACGATGCGCGACAACGTCATGGCGCTCGAGGTGGTCACCGCAAAGGGAGAGGTCATCCGCACCGGCAGCGCCGCCCGCAAAAGCTCGGCCGGCTACGACCTGACCGGGCTCTTCGTGGGCTCCGAGGGCACCTTGGGCCTCATCACCGAACTGACCCTGCGCCTTCAGGGCATCCCCGAGGCCATTTCCTCGGCCGTCTGCGCCTTTCCCGAGGTCGATCAGGCGGTGAACTGCGTGATCGACACCATCCAGATGGGTATCCCCGTCGCCCGAATCGAACTGGTCGACATCGACAGCGTCCGGGCGGTGAACGTCTATTCCGGCATGACCCTGCCCCCGAAACCCCACCTCCTGCTCGAATTCCACGGCTCCGACACCGGCGTCGCCGAACAGGCCGAAACCTTCGGCGCCATCGCAGAGGAACATGGCGGATCCGGCTTCGACTGGGCCACCAAGCCCGAAGACCGCAACGCACTCTGGACGATGCGGCACAATGCCTATCACGCCATCATCGCTTCCCGGCCCGGCTGCCGCGCGGTGGTCACCGATGTCTGCGTGCCCATATCGCGGCTGGCCGAGGCGGTCGAAACCTGCCGTGCCGACCTCAAGGCGCATGACGTCAACGGGCCGATTCTCGGCCATGTGGGCGACGGCAACTTCCACGCCATCCTGATGTTCGACCCCGACGATGCCGACGAGAAACAGCGCGTGCTCGACGCCTCCAGGCGGCTGGTCGACCTCGCGCTGTCGCTGGGCGGCACCTCGACCGGCGAACATGGCATCGGCATCGGCAAGCTGGGCTACATGTCGCGCGAGCACGGCCCCGCATGGTCGGTCATGGGCGCGATCAAGACCGCGCTCGACCCTGACAACATCATGAACCCCGGCAAGCTCGTGCCGCCGCGCAACTGATCGCCGAAGGCCTCGCCATGCTCCTCCGCCTCGCCGCCCTGCTCGCCTGCCTTGCTGGCCCCGCGCTTGCCGAAAGCGTCAGCTTCCCCGCCGACAGCCAGTACGAGGGCGCACCGGTCACGCTCGACGCCACCCTGCAAGGGCCCTCCGGGCCCGGCCCCCACCCTGCCGTCATCCTGATGCATGGCTGCGGCGGGCTTCAGCCGGCGGTGGCCGAGGCGCTCGACATCCATGCCAAGGCGCTCAATGACGCGGGTTTCGTCACCCTCGTTCTCGACAGCTTCGGCCCCCGCGGTATCGGCGGCGGCCATGTCTGCGAAACCTACGAACGCCTTCGCAGGGCCCGCAGCTATCGCATGCAGGACGCGCATGACGCCAAGGCCTTCCTCTTGAGCCAACCCCAAGTCGACGGCGCCAACATCTTCGTCATGGGACAGTCGAATGGCGGCAGCGTCACCATCCGCCTGTCACAGCGCGACACGCGCGAATTCCGCGCGCTCGCCGCCTATTACCCGTGGTGCGGCGCCTTCAACCGGCTGGGGGCGAAGGCCGAACTGACCACGCCCCTCATCGTCTTCGGCGGCGCCGCCGATGACTGGGTGCCGCCCGACGACTGCACCACGATTACCGCCGAGGGCGCCGATTATGCCGTGCATGTCTACCCCGGCGCCGCCCACAGCTTCGACCTGCAGATCCCCGAGCAGACCTTTCAGGGCCACCTCGTCGGCAACAACCCCGAGGCCGAAACCGACAGCCGCGCGAAGATGATCGCCTTCTTCAAAAGCCACCTTGTCGGGCCCTAGGCCATTCGCCGCAAGAGCGGCATCAGCCCGAACCCGACCTGCCCCGCCAATCCGACCGCGCCCGGCAATGTCGCGTAATGCGCCAGGTGGGCTGCCACCGGCTGGCCGAATACCGTGACTGCCAGCAGCATCTCGGCCGCCAACAACAGCGCAAAGCCAACACCCCCCATGACGGCGCGTGCCAGACCAGTCGCAGGCACCGCTAACCGCGCCACCAGCCCCCCGGCCAACACCCAGGAAAGCCCCAGCATTACCGGCAATTCCAGCAGCACCGCCGCCAGCTCCCCGATCCGCGGGAGCACCACAAGCACGCGAAACGTCCCAAGCACAAAGCCAGCCACAAACACCAGAAAGAAGTAAACCGCTCCGGCAGGAACAGCCCGGCGCATCGCCCTAGCCCGCCATCAGGGCCTCGGCCGCCGCGCGCGCCTCGGCGGTGACCGTGTCGCCCGACAGCATCCGCGCGATCTCGTCGACCCGTTCCGACCCGGCCAGCGGCGCCACCGTCGACAGCGTCTGCTCACCCTCCACGCGCTTGGCCACCTGCCAGTGATGCGCGGCACGGGCCGCCACCTGGGGCGAGTGCGTCACCACCAGCACCTGCCCCTGATCGGCCAGCCGCGCCAGCCGCCGACCCACGGCATCCGCCGTGGCCCCGCCGACACCCCGGTCGATCTCGTCGAAAATCATCGTGACCGAGCTGTCATCGCCCGTCAGGCAGACCTTCAGCGCCAGAAGAAACCGGCTCAGCTCCCCGCCCGAGGCGATCTTGTTCAGCGGCCCGGCCGGCGCCCCGGGGTTGGTGGCGACCGTGAAGGTCACCCCGTCCTGCCCGTCGGGGCCCGCCTCGACCGTGTCGATCTTGGTCTCGAACGCCGCCCGCTCCATCTTCAGCGGCGCCAGCTCGTTGCTCATCGCCTTGTCGAGCCGCGCCGCCGCCTCCTTGCGCGAGGCGCTCAGCTTGTCCGCCGCGGCGCCATACGCCTCTTCCGCCTTCGTCACCGCGCTCCGCAGCGCCGCGATATCCGCATCGCCCTGCTCCACGGCATTCAACCTAGTCCGCAGGTCATCCGTGAAGCCCGCAAGCTCATCCGCCATCACGCCATGTTTCCGCGCCAGCGCCCGGATCGCGAACAGCCGCTCCTCGGCCTCTTCCAGCTCGGTCGGGTTGAAACTCAGCGCATCCAGGAACCGCCCCACGCCAGAGGCCGCCTCGTCCAGTTCCACCATCGCCCGGCCAATCGCGGCCATCGGCTCGTCAAGTTCCCCCTCGGCACTGTCCGACACACCTTCGAGCCAGCGCAGCGCATCACCCGCAGCCCCCTCGGCGCCCTCGTGCCCCAAGGCCGCCTGCGCCTTCGCCACGTCCTCGCGAATCCGTTCAGCCGCTTGCATCATCCGGCGGCGGCGGTCCAGTTCCTCTTCCTCGCCAGGCTCCGGCGACAGCTTGTCCAGCTCGCCCACCGCATGCCGCAGAAAATCCTCGTCGGCCCGCGCCTTCTCCAGCGCCGCCTCGGCCTCGTCCAAGGCCACCCGCGCCTCGCGCATCTCGCGCCACGCCTGCCGCACCGCACCGCGCCCGGCCTCGAGCCCACCATATTCGTCCAGCAAAGCCCGATGCCCGCGTGGGTTCAGCAACCCCCGGTCATCCTGCTGCCCGTGCAACTCCACCAGCGTATCCGACAGCTGCCGCAGCACCTCCCCCGAACAGCGCCGGTCATTCACATAGGCCGTCTTGCGCCCATCGCGCGAATTCACCCGCCGCAACAGAAGCGTATCGTCCTCGGGCAACCCGGCTTCGGCCAGAACCGCCCGCGCCGGATGCCCCGGCGCAAGGTCGAACTCCGCCATCACCTCGCCCTGGTCGGCCCCCTGCCGCACCAGCTCGGCCCGCCCGCGCCAGCCCAGCACGAAGCCGAGCGAATCCAGTAGGATGGATTTACCCGCGCCGGTTTCCCCGGTCAGCACGTTCAACCCCGGCTGAAACTCCAGCTCGAGGTGATCGATGATAAGGATGTCGCGAATATCAAGTGCGCGCAGCATCTGGCCAACCCGTCAGACGGGTGGGTCTCCCCACCCCGTTTTACAGCCAACGCCCCTGGATCATCTGGCGATACACCTTCCGCAGCCAGTTGTCGCCCACCGCTTCCAGCGTCAGGCCCCGACCGGTCAACAGCTTGTAGCTGTCCTCGTACCATTCGGTGCCACGGAAGTTGTAGCCAAGGATCGCCCCCGCGGTCCGCGCCTCGTCGGTCAGACCAAGCGACAAGTACGCCTCGACCAGCCGGTGCAACGCCTCGGCGGTGTGAGTCGTCGTCTGGAAATCCTCGACCACCACGCGGAACCGGTTGATCGCCGCGGTGAAGTGGCTGCGTCTCAGATAGTAGCGGCCCACCTCCATTTCCTTCGATGCAAGGTGATCGAAGGCGAGGTCGAACTTCAGAACCGCCGACTTGGCATATTCGCTGTCAGGATAGCGCTCGATGACCGTCCGCAGCGATTGCAGCGCCTGGAAGGTCAGGCCCTGGTCGCGGCCGACTTCGTCGATCTGGTCGTAGTAGCTCAGCGCCAACAGGTACTGGGCATAGGCCGCATCCTCGTCCGTCGGGTAGAAATCGACGTAACGCTGCGCCGCCGAGCGGCTGTTCTCGTAATCCTTGGCTTCGTGATAGGCATAGGCCTGCATGATCACGGCCCGCTTGGCCCATTCCGAATACGGGTACAGCCGTTCGACCTCGGCAAAGACACTTGCGGCAAGGTCCGGGTTGTTCCGCGCGAGGTCGTATTCGCCCCGCTCGAAGATCTGCTCGGCCGTGTAGTTTTCGTAATTCGCGTCCCCACGCTCAACGCTGTCAGCGCCGGAGCAGCCCGACAATGCCATACCTGCCACCAGAATGCCTGCCAGACCGGTACGAAATTTGGCCGATGTCATGATGCTAGAACTCACCCAGTTGCAAAAAATTGGCCGGACCAAATCCGGCGGTCGGCCTTGGTCCTAGCACATAAATCCGTGATGCAAAATCACTTTGGCGCCTTTCGGCACCGCCTTCTCAGGCGACTTCGGGAATTTCCCGAAGATGCACGCCGGCGCCCGGCAGACGGGCGCCCATTTCCGCGTCGCATTCCACCACTTCAAAGGCCTCCGGGTCGGCGAAAAGCGCCCTGAGAAGGTCATTCGTCAGGGCATGGCCCGCACGGGCGCCCTGGTAGTGGCCAAGGATCGGAAGGCCGGCAAGGCCAAGGTCGCCAAGCGCATCGAGCATCTTGTGGCGCACCGGTTCGTCGGCATGGCGCAGGCCGCCCGGGCAAATCACCCGGTCACCGTCGAACACCACGGCGTTGACGCCGGGGGTCCCCCCCTGCGCCAGCCCGTTCGCCAGCATTGCATCCACATCCGCCTGACGGCAGAAGGTGCGGCTGTTCGACAACTCGCGCACGAAGCTGCCATTCGACATGTTCAGCGTCTTCTTCTGGCTGCCGATGGCGGTGTCCTCGAAATCGATGCTGAATTCGATCAGCAGCGTCTCGTGCGGCACCAGCCGCGCGGTCGCGTCACCGCGACGCACCTCGACCGGCTTCACGATACGGATCGCCTTCACCGGCGCGTCCGAGCTCCGGATGCCTTTCGACAGGATACCCCGCACGAAAACCGAGGCGCTGCCATCCATGATCGGCACTTCCGGGCCGCTCACCTCGACGAGGGCATTGTGGATGCCACAGCCCACCAGGGCGGCCATGATGTGTTCGACCGTCGAAAGCTCGACACCGTGCCGGTTGACGATGCGCGTGCAAAGCGGCGACTGCAGCACCTGGTCCCACAGGGCGGGAATGTCGTTCTGCCCGAGCGCACAGTCCGTGCGGCGGAAAACGATGCCGCATTCCGGGCCGGCCGGCTTGATCGTCACCCGCGCCGGCAGGCCGGAATGCAGGCCGACGCCGGAGAAGGAAACAGCGGTTTTGATCGTATTCTGCAAGGTTGACCTCGATGATCAGGTTCGGGCAGTTCGTGTTACAATTTTGTCTAATTATGGGGCCGGCGATTAACAACTCAATCTTTGCAACGTCCTGAAACATCCCGGAAAGGGCTTTGGCAAGATTCCGCTCACCCGACTCGGCAAACCGGTCAAACCGCTGAAAACAAAGAAAAAGGGCCGTTAAAAACGGCCCTTTTCCTGCGTGATTTTTCGCTTGTTCAGTTGGCCTGGCGGCGCAGAAAAGCGGGAATTTCGATCTGGTCATCTTCGTCTTCATAGGCGTCTTCCTGGGGCGCCTGACGGGATTGAACCGGCGGTTGCTGGCGGGCGGGCCGTGCACCGCCCTGCGCACCTTCGCTGCCGCTGCCGGTCATCCGGTTGATCAGGGAGTTGATGCCGAAGCGCGATTTCTCGCCGCTGGCGGCAGCTTCCCGCGGAGCGGCCGGCTCTGCAGCGCGCGGTTGCGGCTGCTGGCCCGGGCTGCGGCCGACGGCGGCCTGCAGGCGGGCCATCGCGTCGGGCGACGGCTCACCCAGCGACGGGCCGCGCGGCGCGACGAACGTCTCGCGCATGTCGTCTTCCTCGGCAGCGACCGGCGCTTCCGGCTCGGGCGCAGGCTGATAGGCCGGCGCGGGCAGACCGTCGTCATCCGTCGCCACGTCCTCGTCGGATCCGAAGACATTGTCGTACTGGTCGTCAGCCGCGGCGCTCTGCGCATCGAAGCTGTTGAACAGCGTCGGTTCCGGCTCGGCCTGTGCGGCAGGCGCCGGCTGTTCCGACATGGCGGCCACTTGCGGCATGTCCTCGGCGGCGGGCGCCTCGGGCTCGACCATCTGCTCACGTGCCGGTTTCAGCGGCTCCGCCAGCGAGCGGCGCGGCACCGGGATATCGGTATGCACGTTGCTGGCGTCGATACCGGTGGCAACCACGCTCACGCGCATCATGCCTTCCATCGACGGATCCAGCGTCGAGCCGACGATGATGTTGGCGTCGGCGTCCACTTCCTCGCGGATGCGGTTCGCGGCCTCGTCCAGTTCGAACAGGGTCAGGTCGTGCCCGCCGGTGATGTTGATCAGAACGCCCTTCGCACCCTGCAGGCTGATTTCGTCCAGCAGCGGGTTGGCGATGGCCTTCTCGGCGGCCTGGATAGCGCGATCTTCGCCATCGTCCTCGCCCGTTCCCATCATCGCCTTGCCCATCTCGTCCATCACGGCGCGGACGTCGGCAAAGTCGAGGTTGATCAGGCCGGGGCGCACCATCAGGTCGGTTACGCCCTTTACGCCTTGGTAAAGAACGTCGTCGGCCATCGAGAACGCCTCGGTGAACGTGGTCTTCTCGTTGGCCAGCCGGAACAGGTTCTGGTTCGGAATGATGATCAGCGTGTCGACGACCTTCTGCAGCGCGTCCACGCCGTCCTCGGCCTGCTTCATCCGCTTGCCGCCCTCGAACTGGAACGGCTTGGTCACGACGCCCACGGTCAGCACGCCCAGTTCTCGGGCGGCCTGCGCGATGATCGGCGCGGCGCCGGTGCCGGTGCCCCCGCCCATGCCGGCGGTGATGAAGCACATATGCGCGCCGGCCAGGTGGTCGACGATCTGTTCGATATTCTCCTCGGCGGCAGCGGCCCCGATCGCGGCCTTGGCACCCGCGCCCAGACCCTCGGTCACCTTCACGCCCAGCTGGATGCGGTTTTCGGCGTTCGACTGGCTCAGCGCCTGCGCATCCGTGTTGGCGACGACGAAATCAACCCCTTCGAGTTGCTTCTCGATCATGTTGTTGACCGCATTGCCGCCGGCCCCGCCGACCCCGAAAACGGTGATCCGGGGTTTCAATTCTTCCTGACCTGGCATCGTGAGGTTCAATGTCATTAGCTCTGTCCGCCTGCTGTTTTGCCCGTATGCCGGGCTTTTTCCGCCTATATTTCACCGATCTTAACGATGCTTGGGCTTTTCGTCACCCAAAAAACACCGGAAAAACACAAAATATGGCTGATTTATTTGGCCGAAACGCGGGATTTCGCCGATTCAGCCACATCTTGCGGTTACCAGTTGTCCTTGAACCATTTTACGGCTCGTTTCAACGACCGGGCCGGGTAGCGATCGACCGGAATCTCGAAATCCCACCACTCGTCCTGCGGGTTGGCCGCGAAAAGGCACATGCCCACGGCGCTGGCAAAGCCCGGCCCCGTCGCCGCCTGCGGCAGACCGTGCACCCGCAGCGGCCGGCCAAGCCGCACCTGCTGTCCGAGAATGCGGCTCGCCAGACCATCGAGACCCGGAATCTGGCTCCCCCCGCCGGTCAGCACGATCTGCTGGCTCGGCAGGTAGCTGAATCCGGCCGCATCCAGCCTGGCCCGCACCTCTTCGAGGATCTCCTCGATCCGCGGTCGCATGATGCCGATCAGCTCGGCCCGTGAAATCTTGCGGCGGTCGTGTTCCCAATCGCCCGTCTCGCCGCCGATCTCGATCACCTCGCGGTCATCCATGCCGGTGGCCACGGCCCCGCCGTAGAAGGTCTTGATCCGCTCGGCGACCGTCTTGGGCACCTGAAGCCCCATCGAGATGTCGCCGGTGACGTGTTCGCCGCCGATCCGCACGCTGTCGGCATAGATCATGTGCTTCTTGATGAAGATCGAGATACCGGCACTGCCGCCGCCCAGATCGATACAGGCCGCGCCCAGCTCCTGCTCGTCCTCGACCAGCGCCGAGATCCCCGACACATAGGATGACGAGGCCAGCCCCGCCAGTTCCAGGTCGCACCGCTTCACGCAATGCGCAAGGTTCTGGATCGCCGCCGCATCGACGGTCAGCATGTGCATGTCGGTCGACAGCGCCTGCCCCATCTGGCCACGTGGGTCCGACAGGCCCGAGCGATGGTCGAGCGCGAAATTCACCGGCTGGGCGTGCAGCACCTCGCGCCCCTCGCCGTAATCCGGCACCTCGCAGGCCGACAGCACCCGGCTGATATCCTGCTCGCTCACCGTGTTGGTCTCGAGCTCCACCTGCCCCGCCAGCCCGTAAGACCGCGGGCTGGCCCCCGAGAAACAGGCGATCACGTGATCCACCCGGATATTCGCCATCTTCTGCGCCGCCTGAAGCGCGGTGCGGATGGCGCGCTCCGTCTCCTGCATCGCGGCGATCTCGCCGAAGCGCACTCCGCGCGACCGTGTCGTCGCGGCGCCGATCACCCGGAACCCCGCCTGCCCGGCCAAGGCGCCGATGCCGTCCTGATCCTGCAACCGTTCGGTGCCGTCGAAACGCAGCACGAGGCAGGCGATCTTCGAGGTGCCCACGTCCAGCACGGCGACAACGCCCCGCTGAATGGCCGCCTTGCGCATGTTCCGCATTGCCCGTTGGGAATCGTAAAGCTCGATCATTGGTTATCTGTCCCTGCCATCATCTCGGTTACGCGCCACCATTCTTCGAGGGCGTGCTCGTTCATTCTTACGGTCGGCCGTTCCGCCAGGCGCATGTCGACAACGACCACGTCGCGCTCGAGCATGTCCTGCACCTCGTCCAGCACGATCACCCGCTCCAGCGCCCGCACCGGGTTTTCATCTGGCAACAGGATCCGTTGCCCGCGGTCGAGAACCACGTCCCACCGCCGCTCGCCCATCCGCACCAGGCCCTTGACCCGGTCGCCCAGCGGCGCCGCCGCCTGCAGGATCGAAAGCGCGCCCGGCACATCCTTGTCGCCACCCTTGCCTGCGATCACCGGCAGGTCCGAGCGGTCGAGGCGCGAGGAGATCTCGGCCACCACGTAGCCCTGCTTGTCGACAAGCCCCAGCCCGTCCCAGGTGCGCCAAACGGCCACCGGCTCGCGCTCGGTCACCTTCGCCACCAGAACCCCGCCCTGCCGCACACGCACGCTGGCCTCGGCCACGGCGGGCAGACCCACGATCATGTTGCGCACATGCTCAAGGTCGATATCGAAGGAACTCGCCGGAAAATCGAAGGGAAAGATCTCGCGGATATCCTCTTCCACGTTGGCGCTTGCGCCCTCGATCGACAGTTCCGTGACCATGAATTCCGGCCGCGTCTCGATCTGCTTGCGCAGGTCGGCAAAGGTGGCCTGGATCGCGGCCTGCCTGTCGTCGTCCGACAGGTAGATGGTCGCCACGGAAAAGGTCAGGCAGAACGGCACGCCCACCCGCAGCAGAATGCGGAATAGCGGCGTCAGCATCAGCCGCTGCATCCGGTAGGTCAGCCGCGACGGTGCGGGGTCATTTCGGGTCGTCACCTGTTGCACGACGCATCCTCCACCAGCCAGCGGCACAGCTCCGGGAACGAAATCCCCACCTTCTGCGCCTGCTCGGGCGACAGCGAGGTGGGCGTCATGCCCGGCTGCGTATTGGTTTCCAGAAGCACGAGACCGTCGAGCCCCCTGCTTTCGTCCCAGCGAAAATCGGTCCGGCTGAGCCCGCGACAGCCCAGAATGTTATGCGCCCGCATCGCATAGTCCATGCAGGCATCGAAGATCTCCTGCGGCACCTGCGCCGGCACCTCGTGACGCGACCCGCCCTCGGCATATTTCGCGTGATAGTCGTACCAGCCCTCGGTGATGATATCCGTCACCGTCAGCGCCCGGTCGCCCATCACCGACGTCGTCAGCTCCCGGCCCGCCACGTATTGCTCGACCATCACCTGCTCGGGCATGTCGTCCGACAATTGCGGCGGCGTGTTCGCGGCCTCGCGCACGAGATACACCCCGACGGAAGACCCCTCGTTGTTCGGCTTGACCACGTAGGGCGGCTCCATCACGTGCCGCCGCTTCACTTCCTTGGCCGGCGCGATGATGCTGTCGACCACCGGCAACCCGGCGGCGACATAAGCCGCCTTGGTCTTCTGCTTGTCCATCGCCAGCGCCGAGGCCAGCACGCCCGAATGGGTATAGGGGATCTGCAGCCATTCCAGCATCCCCTGCACACAGCCGTCCTCGCCCCACCGGCCATGCAGCGCGTTGAAGACGACATCGGGGGAAATCTCGGCCAAACGCTCGGAAAGATCGCGGCCGGCATCGACCTCGATCACGTTACATTCCGCTTCCCGCAACGCGGCGGCGCATTCCCGCCCTGTCGACAGCGAGACCTCTCGCTCGGCCGACGGGCCGCCCATGATTACCGCCACTTTCGGGGGTGTCCTGCTCGACATACCCACCTTGGTGCCTCAATGTCCCGAACCGTTCTTCGGCTCTCTTATTTCTAACCGCCTTATTGGCTATCCGGGGCCGGTTCGCCGACCCTCATGATTTCCCAATGTAACTCTATTCCGCTGGATTGAAAAACCTTTTTTCGCACGTCCTCGCCCAAACCTTCCAGATCGGCGGCCGTGGCCTCCCCGGTGTTGATCAGGAAGTTCGAATGTTTCTCGCTCATCTGCGCCCCACCGCGCCGCGCCCCGCGCATCCCGGCGTCGTCGATCACTTTCCACGCCTTGAGGTCGTGCACGTCATCCGCGCGGCCCGTGCTGGAAAACCCGGCGGGGTTGCGAAAGGTCGAGCCGGCGGTCCTGTCCTTTGTGGGCTGGGTTTCGTCGCGCTTCTTCAACTGGGCGGCCATCCGCGCATGCAACTCTTCGGGGTCCCCCGTCGGCCCTTCGAACACCGCCTCGGTGATCACCCAGCCCTCGGGAAGATCGGTCTGCCGGTAGCGGAAATTCAGGTCCTCGGCGGTCAGCGTCACCACCTCGCCCGCCCGCGTCACCGCCTGTGCCTTTACGAACACATCCGCGGTATAGGTGCCGTAACAGCCGGCATTCATCCGCACGGCCCCGCCGACGGCGCCCGGAATGGTCCGCAAAAACGTCAGGTCGACGCCACCGTCCGCCGCCTTCCGCGCCACATGCGCATCGAGCGCGGCGGCCCCCGCCGTCACCCGGTTGCCCTCGACCTCGATCCCGTTGAACCCCCGGCCCATCCGGACAACCACGGCCCGCAAGCCCCCGTCGCGCACGATCAGGTTGCTGCCCACCCCCATCGGGAACACCGCCACCTCCGGGTCGAGCGCCGCAAGGAACGCCGCCAGATCCTCGGTATCCGCAGGCTGGAACA from the Roseovarius indicus genome contains:
- a CDS encoding D-alanine--D-alanine ligase, coding for MGGPSAEREVSLSTGRECAAALREAECNVIEVDAGRDLSERLAEISPDVVFNALHGRWGEDGCVQGMLEWLQIPYTHSGVLASALAMDKQKTKAAYVAAGLPVVDSIIAPAKEVKRRHVMEPPYVVKPNNEGSSVGVYLVREAANTPPQLSDDMPEQVMVEQYVAGRELTTSVMGDRALTVTDIITEGWYDYHAKYAEGGSRHEVPAQVPQEIFDACMDYAMRAHNILGCRGLSRTDFRWDESRGLDGLVLLETNTQPGMTPTSLSPEQAQKVGISFPELCRWLVEDASCNR
- the murB gene encoding UDP-N-acetylmuramate dehydrogenase, encoding MTDMPTPRGKLTPDRPLSDLTWLRVGGPADFLFQPADTEDLAAFLAALDPEVAVFPMGVGSNLIVRDGGLRAVVVRMGRGFNGIEVEGNRVTAGAAALDAHVARKAADGGVDLTFLRTIPGAVGGAVRMNAGCYGTYTADVFVKAQAVTRAGEVVTLTAEDLNFRYRQTDLPEGWVITEAVFEGPTGDPEELHARMAAQLKKRDETQPTKDRTAGSTFRNPAGFSSTGRADDVHDLKAWKVIDDAGMRGARRGGAQMSEKHSNFLINTGEATAADLEGLGEDVRKKVFQSSGIELHWEIMRVGEPAPDSQ